A genomic segment from uncultured Alistipes sp. encodes:
- a CDS encoding DUF308 domain-containing protein — protein sequence MKHLNALIENSKQAIRYWWLLLLAGIVLLLTGILVFIFPGRSYLGMSLLFGWVILLAGILEVVISTANRHFITGRGWMLAGGIIQIVLGVILIFNVGLSASMLPFFLGFWLLMRAFSTIGLGGDMHTMGISGSGWTILTGVLLLLCSLGILFQPLGVGTTAVVVWVGITLLLAGAAACTLALQLRNAHLCFEE from the coding sequence ATTGATCGAAAATTCGAAACAGGCCATCCGCTACTGGTGGCTGCTGCTGCTTGCAGGAATCGTCCTGCTGCTGACCGGAATCCTGGTCTTTATCTTCCCGGGCCGGAGTTATCTCGGCATGTCGCTGCTCTTCGGGTGGGTGATCCTGCTGGCGGGAATCCTGGAGGTGGTGATCTCGACGGCAAACCGCCACTTCATCACAGGCCGGGGCTGGATGCTCGCCGGAGGGATCATTCAGATCGTCCTGGGCGTGATCCTGATCTTCAATGTCGGGCTGTCGGCCTCGATGCTGCCGTTCTTCCTCGGGTTCTGGCTGCTGATGCGCGCCTTCAGCACCATCGGACTCGGCGGCGACATGCACACCATGGGAATCAGCGGCTCGGGATGGACCATCCTCACGGGCGTACTGCTGCTGCTCTGCTCGCTGGGAATCCTCTTCCAACCCCTCGGGGTCGGCACCACGGCCGTCGTCGTCTGGGTCGGCATCACGCTGCTCCTCGCCGGTGCGGCAGCCTGCACCCTGGCCCTCCAGCTCCGCAACGCACACCTCTGTTTCGAGGAGTAG